In the genome of Coturnix japonica isolate 7356 chromosome Z, Coturnix japonica 2.1, whole genome shotgun sequence, one region contains:
- the TMEM252 gene encoding transmembrane protein 252 encodes MKKVVFSLIRLCVLLLSFSIICLGVLCIYTGSSACKCGNNPLVAYCLLALGLVLLVAGIFWSTVHEAMKYRVLSSIFVRNPGLAELRVSTIDRPDFYPPSYEDSTDPEKQTFPLPVASAPKEQEVINIPPPLYSESSTESVSETNEPEQPPPYELPCQALSPAQEPDASRSCHPM; translated from the exons atgaaaaaagttgttttttccctcattCGTCTTTGTGTGCTCCTACTCAGTTTCTCCATCATTTGTCTGGGAGTCCTTTGCATTTACACAGGTTCCTCTGCATGCAAATGTGGGAATAACCCATTGGTTGCTTACTGCCTTCTAGCTCTGGGGCTCGTGCTCCTTGTGGCTGGCATTTTCTGGAGCACAGTCCATGAAGCCATGAAATACAGGGTCCTCAGCAGCATCTTCGTGAGGAACCCTGGCCTTGCAGAGCTCCGTGTCAGCACCATAGACAG gccTGATTTCTACCCCCCATCCTATGAAGACAGCACTGACCCTGAGAAGCAGACCTTCCCACTACCTGTGGCCTCTGCACCCAAAGAGCAAGAAGTCATCAACATTCCACCGCCGCTGTACAGCgagagcagcacagagtctGTCAGTGAGACAAATGAGCCAGAGCAGCCCCCACCGTATGAACTACCTTGCCAGGCCTTGAGCCCAGCGCAGGAGCCAGATGCCTCAAGGAGCTGCCACCCAATGTGA